In one Dermochelys coriacea isolate rDerCor1 chromosome 20, rDerCor1.pri.v4, whole genome shotgun sequence genomic region, the following are encoded:
- the C20H19orf53 gene encoding leydig cell tumor 10 kDa protein homolog isoform X2, translated as MHWGVVCPSVSRHALGLCRKWSRLMAQGKQKFQAQKPAGGKKPAAQGVRGPRKGGRIIAPKKARVIQQQKLKKTLFCADLMCSRSP; from the exons ATGCACTGGGGCGTGGTGTGCCCATCTGTGTCCCGGCATGCACTGGGGCTCTGCCGGAAGTGGAGCCGCCTCATGGCTCAGGGGAAGCAGAAGTTCCAGGCCCAGAAGCCGGCTGGGGGGAAGAAGCCGGCGGCCCAGGGGGTCCGGGGACCCCGGAAGGGAG GCCGGATAATTGCTCCCAAGAAAGCTCGGGTGATCCAGCAGCAGAAACTGAAAAAG ACTTTGTTCTGTGCAGACCTGATGTGCTCACGATCTCCCTGA
- the C20H19orf53 gene encoding leydig cell tumor 10 kDa protein homolog isoform X1 produces MAQGKQKFQAQKPAGGKKPAAQGVRGPRKGGRIIAPKKARVIQQQKLKKNLEVGIRKKIEHEVMMKASTSMAKKLTVVKAPEKGAKKKGQSSKSPL; encoded by the exons ATGGCTCAGGGGAAGCAGAAGTTCCAGGCCCAGAAGCCGGCTGGGGGGAAGAAGCCGGCGGCCCAGGGGGTCCGGGGACCCCGGAAGGGAG GCCGGATAATTGCTCCCAAGAAAGCTCGGGTGATCCAGCAGCAGAAACTGAAAAAG aaCTTGGAAGTCGGCATCCGGAAGAAGATTGAACACGAGGTGATGATGAAAGCCAGCACCAGCATGGCCAAGAAGCTGACCGTGGTCAAAGCACCAGAGAAGGGAGCCAAGAAGAAGGGCCAGTCCAGCAAGTCTCCCCTGTAA